The following are encoded in a window of bacterium genomic DNA:
- the dnaE gene encoding DNA polymerase III subunit alpha — protein MSDFIHLHNHSDYSLLDSCCPVDDLVQAAEQHQMKALALTDYGNLFGAAQFFSAAKAKNIKPIIGMEAYLAPDRLEKSKLIYHIVLFAKDQQGYQNLVALTSQSYMDGFYYKPRIDKTLLRAHAAGLIGTSACLKGEIPQRLMHGQYEEAKALALEYLEIFQGDFYLEIQRHGLALDAVVNDGMQRLSRELNIPMIATNDVHYREKADATAHEILLCIQAGKTITDVTRPKYPGDTFYFRSPAEMKNLFKDVPSAIENTLALAEKISFKMEFGKSQLPVFGLPEGFTSENEYLAHLANAGLRKKMGETISEDAQKRLDYELAMIAKMGFPGYFLIVQDFINASRQMGVAVGPGRGSAAGSLVSYAIGITDVDPMRYQLLFERFLNPERVSMPDIDIDFDDRNRGKAIEYVQQKYGTDHVAQIITFGTMAARGVIRDVARALTIPLSEADRIAKMIPKRLDITLEKAVAEVPEMKALETHEDERMRSLINVSRSLEGLIRQPGVHAAGVVITPKPMRELVPIYKSAKDEISTQFDKDWVEKIGLLKMDFLGLATLTILEDAKKLIRQNYNVDVDFDRIPLDDKKTFDLFWRGETTGIFQFESQGMTEYMKQLKPTTIDDLIAMNALYRPGPMEFIPQYIARKNGKEPVDCFHSNLEPYLKSTYGVIVYQEQVMQVAQELAGFSLGKADVVRRIMSKKKPDELAKIKPEWVDGAVARGYKKELAEKIFEILVPFSNYAFNKSHSAAYAIVAYQTAYLKAHYPGEFMAAVLTSEMANTDRIAVLIHACRDMGVEVLPPDVNESMAEFYVKANNIRFGLGAVKNVGLGAIESILQAREKSGRFKSVFDLAERADLRLVNKKVLESLIQAGACDSFTGHRAQMFLAIEKALSYGQKMQQQANSDQVDIFGQAVQSESRVDIAAIGLPEAPRWTHAEMLQKEKELLGFYASGHPLDRYRAEIEAFSTYHFDDEHELREGEPIRLGGMIAEMRQIFDKKGNPMAFVTLETFGGKMESVVFASVMKECQPMLRKDHVVMLTGKVSIRNEAPSIICDGIYPIGETYQRIRSRVQIHIAQDILQNGILDNLTALLQKAQSANPATSCEVVLCLDFPEKNIIAHYKVSRYKITPTPDILQQIQLLIGQGKIVVKALA, from the coding sequence ATGTCCGACTTCATACATCTTCATAATCATTCCGATTACAGTCTTCTGGACAGTTGTTGTCCGGTGGATGACCTCGTACAAGCCGCCGAGCAGCATCAGATGAAAGCGCTGGCGCTGACCGATTACGGCAATCTTTTTGGCGCGGCCCAATTTTTCAGTGCGGCCAAAGCCAAAAACATCAAGCCCATCATCGGTATGGAAGCTTACCTCGCGCCCGACCGGTTGGAAAAAAGCAAACTCATCTATCATATCGTGCTTTTCGCCAAAGATCAGCAGGGTTATCAAAATTTAGTCGCACTGACGTCGCAGAGTTACATGGACGGTTTTTATTATAAACCGCGTATTGATAAAACCCTGCTTCGCGCGCATGCCGCGGGATTGATCGGTACATCGGCATGCCTCAAAGGAGAAATTCCCCAGCGTCTGATGCACGGGCAATACGAGGAAGCCAAAGCTTTGGCGCTGGAATATCTGGAAATATTTCAAGGTGATTTTTATCTCGAAATTCAGCGGCACGGACTGGCGTTAGATGCGGTGGTCAATGACGGCATGCAGCGGTTATCCCGAGAGCTGAATATCCCGATGATCGCTACCAACGATGTGCATTACCGTGAAAAAGCAGATGCTACGGCGCATGAAATATTACTTTGTATTCAGGCGGGTAAAACCATCACCGATGTGACGCGTCCCAAGTATCCCGGCGATACGTTTTATTTCCGTTCACCCGCAGAGATGAAAAATCTCTTTAAGGATGTTCCTTCGGCGATCGAAAACACGCTCGCCTTGGCGGAAAAAATTTCCTTTAAAATGGAATTTGGTAAATCCCAATTGCCCGTTTTCGGATTGCCGGAAGGATTTACTTCGGAAAATGAGTACCTCGCGCATTTGGCCAACGCCGGGCTTCGCAAAAAAATGGGCGAAACGATTTCCGAAGATGCACAAAAACGGTTGGATTACGAATTGGCCATGATCGCCAAAATGGGTTTCCCTGGATATTTTCTCATCGTGCAGGATTTTATCAATGCGTCGCGTCAGATGGGAGTGGCGGTGGGTCCGGGCCGCGGTTCGGCCGCGGGCAGTCTCGTGTCGTACGCCATCGGTATCACCGACGTGGATCCTATGCGCTATCAGTTGCTGTTCGAGCGGTTCCTCAATCCCGAACGTGTTTCCATGCCCGATATCGATATTGATTTTGATGATCGCAATCGGGGCAAAGCCATCGAATACGTGCAGCAAAAATACGGTACCGATCATGTGGCGCAGATCATCACGTTTGGTACGATGGCCGCACGCGGTGTCATCCGCGATGTGGCGCGGGCGCTCACGATACCGCTCAGCGAAGCCGATCGCATTGCTAAAATGATTCCCAAACGGTTGGACATCACGCTCGAAAAAGCGGTCGCCGAAGTACCCGAAATGAAAGCGCTGGAAACGCATGAAGACGAACGTATGCGTTCGCTGATCAATGTCTCGCGGTCGCTGGAAGGATTGATTCGCCAGCCCGGTGTTCATGCGGCCGGTGTCGTGATCACACCCAAACCCATGCGCGAATTGGTGCCGATCTACAAATCCGCCAAGGACGAAATTTCGACCCAGTTTGACAAAGACTGGGTGGAAAAAATCGGGCTGCTCAAAATGGACTTCCTCGGGTTGGCGACGCTCACGATTTTGGAAGATGCCAAAAAACTAATTCGCCAAAATTACAATGTGGATGTTGATTTTGACCGCATTCCGCTGGATGACAAAAAGACGTTCGATCTGTTTTGGCGCGGTGAAACCACCGGGATTTTTCAGTTTGAATCCCAGGGTATGACCGAATACATGAAGCAACTCAAACCCACGACGATAGACGATCTGATCGCGATGAACGCTTTGTATCGTCCGGGGCCGATGGAATTCATCCCCCAGTATATCGCCCGGAAAAACGGCAAAGAACCGGTGGACTGTTTTCATTCCAATCTGGAGCCGTATCTCAAATCCACCTACGGGGTTATCGTGTACCAGGAGCAGGTGATGCAAGTCGCGCAGGAGTTGGCCGGTTTTTCGCTTGGCAAAGCGGATGTCGTGCGGCGTATCATGTCCAAGAAAAAACCGGATGAACTGGCCAAGATCAAACCCGAATGGGTGGATGGCGCCGTCGCCCGCGGTTACAAAAAAGAATTGGCTGAAAAAATATTTGAAATCCTCGTTCCGTTTTCCAATTACGCATTCAACAAATCCCACTCGGCAGCGTACGCGATCGTAGCGTACCAGACGGCGTACCTCAAAGCCCATTACCCGGGCGAATTTATGGCCGCCGTCCTCACCAGTGAAATGGCCAATACGGACCGCATCGCCGTTCTCATCCATGCGTGCCGCGATATGGGCGTGGAGGTGCTCCCGCCGGATGTCAATGAATCCATGGCGGAGTTTTATGTCAAAGCCAATAATATCCGTTTTGGTCTGGGTGCGGTCAAAAATGTGGGTCTCGGTGCGATCGAATCCATCCTGCAGGCACGCGAAAAATCGGGCCGTTTCAAATCCGTTTTCGATTTGGCAGAGCGCGCCGATCTGCGATTGGTCAATAAAAAAGTTCTCGAAAGTCTGATTCAGGCGGGTGCCTGCGATTCGTTCACGGGCCACCGCGCACAGATGTTTTTGGCTATCGAAAAAGCGTTGAGCTACGGCCAAAAAATGCAACAGCAGGCCAATTCCGATCAGGTGGATATTTTCGGTCAGGCCGTCCAGTCGGAATCGCGTGTGGATATCGCCGCGATCGGTTTGCCTGAAGCGCCGCGCTGGACGCATGCCGAGATGCTTCAAAAAGAAAAAGAACTGTTGGGATTTTATGCGTCGGGTCATCCGCTGGATCGTTACCGTGCGGAGATCGAAGCGTTTAGCACCTACCACTTTGATGACGAGCACGAATTGCGCGAAGGTGAACCTATTCGCCTCGGTGGTATGATCGCCGAGATGCGCCAGATCTTTGATAAAAAAGGCAATCCGATGGCATTTGTGACGCTCGAAACGTTCGGCGGAAAAATGGAATCGGTAGTCTTTGCCAGTGTGATGAAAGAATGCCAGCCGATGCTGCGCAAAGATCACGTGGTCATGCTGACCGGTAAAGTCTCGATACGAAACGAAGCGCCGAGTATTATCTGCGATGGGATATACCCCATCGGGGAAACCTATCAGCGCATCCGCTCCCGCGTGCAGATCCACATCGCACAGGACATTCTCCAAAACGGTATTTTGGATAACCTCACCGCGCTTTTACAAAAAGCCCAATCGGCTAATCCTGCAACGTCCTGCGAAGTCGTCCTCTGTCTGGATTTTCCCGAAAAAAACATCATCGCCCACTACAAAGTGTCCCGCTACAAAATCACGCCGACGCCGGACATACTCCAGCAGATCCAGTTACTCATCGGTCAGGGAAAAATCGTAGTCAAAGCACTTGCTTGA
- a CDS encoding ATP-binding protein: MKKETSDSSRNTRTVYDPYRLNINIKSGLFAVAILMIFGVVLYTQYVVEKLRGDSRHLVRIYTHLIAHIGEGDPNGEYSFMFDEIIKRIDFPIINTDPTGEPLSWRNIPGVSGDTMTAETREKLTSVMKEMDALNTPLPILYEQNVLGYIHYDTDTRLIRQLAWLPYIEIGLVGAFILIGYIGFSNIKRSEQRSIWVGMAKETAHQLGTPLSSMLGWIELLREQSEKRESTMKILQEMEVDLRRLDRVVARFSQIGSASDLRRQPVVSILQETAGYFRRRLPQTKQIVIEENYDGDPAIFINAQLLGWVIENLVKNAVDAIEKPQGIIKLSLSKSGDSVYIDVADDGRGIDPDNFKNVFRPGFSTKKRGWGLGLSLAKRIVEDYHRGKIFVKESRPGLGTTMRIQLKTD; this comes from the coding sequence GTGAAAAAAGAAACATCCGATTCATCCCGCAATACACGCACGGTGTACGACCCATACCGTCTCAATATCAATATCAAAAGCGGCCTTTTCGCCGTCGCGATACTGATGATATTCGGTGTCGTATTATATACGCAGTACGTCGTTGAAAAACTCCGCGGCGATTCACGCCACCTTGTGCGCATCTACACCCATCTTATCGCGCATATCGGCGAAGGCGATCCCAACGGCGAATACAGCTTTATGTTTGATGAAATCATCAAACGCATTGATTTTCCCATCATCAATACCGATCCCACGGGCGAACCGCTGTCCTGGCGCAATATTCCCGGCGTTTCCGGGGATACGATGACGGCGGAAACGCGCGAAAAACTGACATCGGTGATGAAAGAAATGGATGCGCTGAATACGCCGCTGCCGATTTTGTACGAACAAAACGTTCTCGGTTATATTCACTACGATACGGATACGCGGTTAATCCGCCAACTGGCGTGGCTTCCATATATTGAGATCGGCCTTGTCGGTGCGTTTATTCTGATCGGATACATCGGGTTTAGCAATATCAAGCGCAGCGAGCAGCGTTCGATCTGGGTGGGTATGGCCAAAGAAACAGCGCATCAGTTGGGTACGCCGCTGTCATCCATGTTGGGCTGGATCGAATTATTGCGCGAGCAATCTGAAAAACGCGAAAGTACGATGAAGATTTTGCAGGAAATGGAAGTGGACCTGCGGCGATTGGATCGTGTCGTGGCGCGTTTTTCACAGATCGGATCGGCGTCGGATTTGCGTCGTCAGCCGGTCGTTTCGATTTTGCAGGAAACCGCCGGGTATTTTCGCCGCCGTCTCCCGCAGACCAAACAAATCGTCATCGAAGAAAATTACGACGGCGATCCGGCCATTTTTATCAACGCTCAATTGCTCGGATGGGTTATCGAAAACTTAGTCAAAAACGCCGTGGACGCGATCGAAAAACCCCAGGGCATTATCAAATTGTCCTTGAGTAAATCGGGAGATTCTGTGTACATTGACGTCGCCGATGATGGACGCGGCATTGATCCCGATAATTTCAAAAATGTATTTCGTCCCGGCTTCAGTACCAAAAAACGTGGCTGGGGCCTCGGCTTGAGTTTGGCCAAACGGATTGTCGAAGATTACCATCGGGGCAAAATATTTGTCAAAGAAAGCCGCCCGGGTTTGGGTACGACGATGCGTATTCAGCTCAAAACCGATTAA
- a CDS encoding ACT domain-containing protein: protein MNEQEIRKIVEEARRQLGAQASDETVKHVAMEAIRRLDGDKGYVQEHHSTFRYLNRTEGRIIVTAFGKNGPGIISNISQTLTDCRCDILDVSQKIMQEFFTLMMLVDIKNAACPFGTIKENLARTSETLGIRILAQHEDVFKAMHRI, encoded by the coding sequence ATGAACGAACAGGAAATCCGCAAGATCGTCGAAGAAGCGCGCCGCCAGCTCGGCGCACAAGCATCGGATGAAACCGTAAAACACGTTGCCATGGAAGCAATTCGTCGGCTTGACGGCGACAAAGGGTACGTGCAGGAACATCACAGCACGTTTCGTTACCTCAATCGCACCGAAGGCCGCATCATTGTGACGGCATTCGGCAAAAACGGCCCCGGCATTATTTCCAATATTTCGCAGACACTCACCGATTGCCGTTGCGACATTTTGGATGTCAGCCAAAAAATCATGCAGGAATTTTTTACGCTGATGATGCTCGTGGATATCAAAAACGCCGCATGCCCCTTTGGCACCATCAAAGAAAATCTGGCACGTACCAGCGAAACTTTGGGTATCCGTATTCTGGCGCAACATGAAGACGTTTTCAAAGCGATGCACCGGATTTAA
- a CDS encoding NRDE family protein — protein sequence MCLVVWALAAHPQYRLIVAANRDEFYARPTEVSKWWADHNSLLAGRDLQGGGTWMGVTRGGRFAVITNFRDPSSEKKRATTRGRLVEQFLRSEEAPDKYVHAVVSQGESYNGFNLIVADPSRMAYVTNTQPGWSWVEPGIYGLSNHRLDTPWPKVARTKKRFSEILRSNEPDTDAIMDMMSDLETAPDKDLPVTGVGIEWERKLSPVFIQMPNYGTRTTTIFMEDHTGRCTWIERTWDPVLERFTLHRYAWHRTDL from the coding sequence ATGTGCCTTGTTGTCTGGGCTTTAGCAGCCCATCCCCAATACCGCCTGATCGTCGCCGCCAACAGGGACGAATTTTACGCGCGCCCGACGGAAGTTTCGAAGTGGTGGGCGGATCATAATAGCCTACTTGCTGGACGTGATTTGCAAGGCGGCGGTACGTGGATGGGCGTGACGCGCGGCGGACGATTTGCCGTGATTACCAATTTTCGGGATCCGAGTTCTGAAAAAAAACGCGCTACGACACGCGGGCGATTAGTCGAACAATTTCTGCGCTCCGAGGAAGCGCCGGATAAATATGTGCATGCCGTAGTTTCCCAAGGCGAGTCCTACAACGGCTTCAATCTCATCGTGGCCGATCCGTCCCGTATGGCGTATGTCACCAATACGCAACCCGGTTGGTCATGGGTTGAACCGGGTATCTACGGTCTCAGTAATCATCGTCTGGATACACCGTGGCCCAAAGTCGCCCGCACCAAAAAACGATTTTCGGAAATTTTGCGTAGCAATGAACCCGATACGGATGCGATCATGGATATGATGTCCGATCTCGAAACTGCGCCGGACAAAGATCTGCCGGTGACCGGGGTAGGTATCGAGTGGGAACGCAAACTGTCACCGGTATTTATTCAGATGCCTAATTACGGTACGCGCACCACGACGATTTTTATGGAAGATCATACCGGGCGATGTACATGGATAGAGCGCACGTGGGATCCCGTTTTAGAACGATTTACATTGCACCGGTATGCATGGCATCGAACGGATTTGTAA
- a CDS encoding phosphodiester glycosidase family protein has translation MLKFAKWLPLWIILCSGGSGCTGGETREAEEIASELKYIRIIQHAVPNTIHILELDWPSTRWTVKAVKAGDHIYDTEPLTKVAASIPGTIAAINGDFFSQEGSPSGALVSDGVWIKNGAEIWSSVGFTQSGRVYFEAIRPSAHFKATGERVTSVQGVNRPRLDNEIILYNDYYGRSTATNNFGTEVRLSVRKIPEAWDRPIEAIVREVDSAQGDHPLDDSTWILSGHGAANMQRLRRMRPGMVVRIDMESGLPHRDLRQLIGAYPVLVREKKSILDGALLNKEFARNANARTAIGYSEARKKLILVCVDGKQANYSVGMNLTELADLMIALGCESASNLDGGGSTAMLIRDRLVNRPSDSGLERPISDALVIVSADN, from the coding sequence ATGTTGAAATTTGCAAAATGGTTACCGCTTTGGATTATACTTTGTTCGGGGGGGAGCGGTTGTACCGGCGGGGAAACCCGCGAAGCGGAAGAAATCGCCTCGGAATTGAAATACATCCGCATCATCCAGCATGCCGTACCCAATACGATTCACATTCTCGAGTTAGATTGGCCTTCTACGCGGTGGACAGTCAAAGCCGTCAAAGCCGGGGATCATATCTATGACACCGAACCCCTTACCAAAGTAGCGGCTTCCATACCCGGAACTATTGCCGCGATCAATGGAGATTTTTTTTCACAGGAAGGAAGCCCTTCCGGTGCGTTGGTAAGCGATGGCGTCTGGATCAAAAACGGTGCGGAGATATGGTCGTCGGTCGGATTCACACAAAGCGGTCGCGTGTATTTTGAAGCGATTCGTCCGAGTGCGCATTTCAAAGCCACGGGTGAACGTGTAACTTCCGTGCAAGGTGTTAACCGTCCCCGCCTGGACAATGAAATTATTTTGTACAATGATTATTATGGCCGCTCGACGGCAACCAATAATTTCGGCACGGAAGTCCGGCTGAGCGTCAGAAAAATTCCCGAAGCATGGGATCGGCCGATCGAAGCGATCGTACGCGAAGTGGATTCGGCCCAAGGCGATCATCCGCTGGACGATTCCACCTGGATTTTGAGCGGGCATGGCGCGGCCAATATGCAACGGCTTCGTCGCATGCGCCCGGGTATGGTCGTGCGTATTGATATGGAAAGCGGCCTGCCGCATAGAGACCTGCGCCAATTGATCGGTGCTTATCCGGTGCTCGTTCGGGAAAAGAAAAGTATTCTCGACGGCGCATTGCTCAATAAAGAATTTGCACGCAATGCCAATGCCCGCACGGCGATCGGCTATTCCGAAGCAAGAAAAAAACTGATTTTGGTATGCGTGGACGGCAAGCAAGCTAACTACAGCGTGGGTATGAACCTGACGGAACTGGCCGACTTGATGATCGCGCTCGGTTGCGAATCGGCCTCCAATCTTGATGGCGGCGGTTCCACAGCCATGCTTATTCGTGATCGTTTGGTCAATCGCCCTTCGGACAGCGGATTAGAGCGCCCGATTTCCGATGCGCTCGTCATTGTAAGCGCCGATAATTAA
- a CDS encoding NAD(+)/NADH kinase, whose amino-acid sequence MRLGIIINTEKESVIAMLPDFLEWLTARHYKFMVNTDAEEFIRARTSDKTVFADTRTLVEASDVLISFGGDGTLLSTAKMVGTAQKPILGVNVGKLGFLTEIETKELHHAIERLHDGKYTREKRMVLEITLGMRTFYALNDAVIMRGNDGRVIQIGVDVNNAFLNNYIADGLIIATPTGSTAYSLSANGPIMSPTIEAIIVNPICPHTLTMRPLVINSEHDVRLTLRSEDRALVSIDGVVEAELSHNDTLTIREAKHFVHLVRFGERNFFDVLRGKLHWGEDDRVNSR is encoded by the coding sequence ATGCGTCTGGGAATTATCATCAATACGGAAAAAGAAAGTGTGATCGCCATGCTTCCGGATTTTCTGGAGTGGCTTACCGCGCGGCATTACAAGTTTATGGTCAATACCGATGCGGAAGAATTTATCCGCGCCCGTACCTCCGACAAAACGGTGTTTGCCGATACGCGCACGCTCGTCGAAGCGTCGGATGTTCTGATATCCTTTGGGGGCGACGGCACTTTGCTCTCCACGGCCAAAATGGTCGGTACCGCACAAAAACCGATCCTCGGCGTCAATGTCGGAAAATTGGGTTTTTTGACGGAGATCGAAACGAAAGAGTTGCATCATGCGATCGAGCGCCTGCACGACGGCAAATATACGCGTGAAAAACGTATGGTACTGGAGATCACGCTCGGTATGCGCACATTTTACGCGCTCAATGATGCCGTGATCATGCGTGGCAATGACGGCCGCGTGATCCAAATCGGCGTGGATGTCAATAATGCGTTTCTCAATAATTATATTGCCGATGGACTCATCATCGCGACGCCGACGGGTTCGACCGCGTATTCGCTTTCAGCCAACGGGCCCATCATGAGCCCGACGATCGAAGCGATCATCGTCAATCCGATCTGCCCGCACACGCTCACCATGCGGCCTTTGGTGATCAATTCCGAACACGACGTGCGATTGACGTTGCGTTCCGAAGACCGCGCGCTTGTCTCTATAGACGGGGTCGTCGAAGCGGAACTTTCGCACAACGATACCTTAACGATTCGTGAAGCAAAACACTTTGTGCATCTTGTGCGTTTCGGCGAGCGCAATTTTTTTGATGTGCTGCGCGGCAAACTGCATTGGGGCGAAGACGACCGCGTCAATAGCCGCTAG
- a CDS encoding DinB family protein, with the protein MISILSSKWSRIEANKTYFVTCVQAMNEHQSHWRPKLDAWHALDVLQHLVLVEEGMVKQLHHREAILHKKTVLPKIIGLPAYWLTFRMGMRVKAPVKSVLPQEVMSLAMCVQRWDAVRDVMKNFLETITSETEGAIYFYHPITGQRTCEQMLDFLYDHLRHHQAQMRRIMHHPKYPA; encoded by the coding sequence ATGATCTCAATATTATCTTCCAAATGGTCCCGCATTGAGGCGAACAAAACTTATTTTGTGACCTGTGTGCAGGCTATGAATGAACATCAATCGCATTGGCGACCTAAACTCGATGCGTGGCATGCACTGGATGTATTGCAACATCTGGTTTTAGTCGAGGAAGGCATGGTCAAACAATTGCATCATCGGGAAGCCATTCTTCATAAAAAAACCGTTTTACCTAAAATCATCGGTCTGCCGGCTTATTGGTTGACGTTTCGTATGGGGATGCGGGTCAAAGCGCCGGTCAAATCCGTACTGCCACAAGAAGTTATGTCGTTAGCGATGTGCGTGCAACGTTGGGATGCGGTGCGTGACGTGATGAAAAATTTTCTTGAAACCATCACATCAGAAACCGAAGGAGCGATTTATTTTTATCACCCGATCACCGGGCAACGCACTTGTGAACAAATGCTGGATTTCTTATACGATCACCTCCGGCATCATCAGGCGCAGATGCGCCGCATTATGCACCACCCCAAATATCCGGCCTGA
- a CDS encoding enoyl-CoA hydratase/isomerase family protein — protein MQNINYTNDNGIITIGLRRPKVNALNRELLWELSEACDRIRQDDTARVVILRSELDNFCAGADLKERQGMSESDVKKFVRYVIGGTIHKIGDLELPTIAAVNGSALGGGCELALACDFRIFSEDVKTGLRETALGIIPGAGGTQRLPRLIGYQKALHWILTARVFTAQEALHDGVAMEVCALNELHTRAQALAEEILANAPIAVRQAKKAVRLGLGTSLQNALEIENECYNDVIPTEDRLEALKAFSEKRKPNWSNR, from the coding sequence ATGCAAAATATAAACTACACCAACGATAACGGTATCATTACCATCGGATTGCGCCGCCCCAAAGTCAACGCGCTCAATCGTGAATTGCTCTGGGAGTTATCCGAAGCCTGCGATCGTATTCGACAGGATGACACGGCGCGTGTTGTGATTCTGCGTTCGGAATTGGATAATTTTTGCGCCGGTGCCGATTTGAAAGAACGGCAGGGCATGAGCGAATCCGATGTCAAAAAATTTGTCCGTTACGTCATCGGTGGTACCATTCACAAAATCGGCGACCTCGAATTACCGACCATCGCAGCCGTCAACGGCAGTGCGCTGGGCGGAGGATGTGAGTTGGCTCTGGCGTGCGACTTTCGAATTTTTTCCGAGGATGTTAAAACCGGTTTACGCGAAACGGCGCTCGGTATTATTCCCGGCGCCGGCGGTACGCAGCGTTTGCCGCGACTTATCGGATATCAGAAAGCCTTGCACTGGATACTCACCGCACGCGTATTTACGGCGCAGGAAGCCCTGCACGATGGTGTGGCGATGGAAGTTTGCGCATTGAACGAACTGCATACGCGAGCGCAAGCCTTGGCAGAGGAGATACTGGCCAATGCGCCTATCGCTGTACGACAGGCCAAAAAAGCCGTGCGTTTGGGTTTGGGTACGAGCCTGCAAAATGCGCTGGAGATCGAAAACGAATGCTACAACGATGTGATACCGACCGAGGATCGCCTCGAAGCGTTAAAAGCATTCAGTGAAAAACGTAAACCGAACTGGAGCAACCGTTAA
- a CDS encoding FAD-dependent thymidylate synthase, whose amino-acid sequence MHTFLSPKPHVVLSKSFSTPFQNAIATARTCYSAKGIVRDEQITDKHVPLAQSVYQAGHHTVFSHAYFQFELANVSRQFLWTFLHSHPFYNSEQVSQRYVEVKPDTFLIPALEGEALAIYREAIAFQTAAYFKLNEMLRPSAEAAYFKRFPARAKVREKYAKEIQKKCQEIARYVLPVAAFSYLYHTVSGITLLRYYRLCNQMDTPVEQRVVVEQMVQEMIRLDPMYKAILEEALPIEETPEYLFYQAHPDFYDDAGRKAFAVEFDRSLDGRMSKLVDYKINNEAVVAQSVREVLGLTRERLSDADAIALALDPSKNKLYGESLNLTTMSKITRSLVHAHYTFRKKISHAADSQDQRHRMTPGSRPILTAHRLAEPDYITPALILEDANVHTYYDEVMTRTWEYIARLRAHHVSDENAMYLLPNAVAIRFTESADLQNLHHKMAMRLCYLAQEEIWRASVDETQQIQQVNPVIGNLLLPPCGIRLRAGMRPYCPEGDRFCGERVWTMTLDQYQRVI is encoded by the coding sequence TTGCATACATTTCTTTCCCCAAAACCGCACGTAGTACTTTCAAAATCGTTTTCGACGCCGTTCCAAAATGCGATCGCTACGGCGCGCACGTGTTATTCGGCCAAAGGTATTGTTCGCGACGAGCAGATCACCGATAAACATGTACCGCTCGCGCAAAGCGTGTATCAGGCCGGCCATCACACAGTCTTCTCGCATGCGTATTTCCAATTCGAATTGGCCAATGTCTCCCGTCAGTTTTTGTGGACGTTTTTACACAGCCATCCGTTTTATAATTCGGAACAGGTCAGTCAGCGGTATGTGGAAGTCAAGCCCGATACGTTTTTGATACCTGCGCTGGAGGGTGAAGCGCTGGCGATTTACCGTGAAGCGATTGCCTTTCAAACCGCCGCGTATTTTAAACTCAATGAGATGCTGCGTCCGTCGGCGGAGGCGGCCTATTTCAAGCGCTTTCCTGCCAGAGCCAAAGTGCGCGAAAAGTATGCGAAGGAAATTCAAAAAAAATGCCAGGAAATTGCGCGATACGTTTTACCGGTGGCGGCGTTTTCGTATTTGTATCACACGGTAAGCGGCATCACACTGTTGCGATATTATCGCTTGTGCAATCAGATGGACACGCCCGTCGAACAGCGCGTCGTCGTCGAGCAGATGGTGCAGGAGATGATACGTTTAGACCCGATGTACAAAGCGATTCTTGAAGAAGCATTGCCCATCGAAGAAACCCCGGAATATTTATTTTATCAGGCGCATCCGGATTTTTATGATGACGCCGGCCGCAAAGCGTTCGCTGTCGAGTTTGATCGGAGCCTTGATGGCCGTATGTCAAAACTGGTGGATTACAAAATCAATAACGAAGCCGTTGTTGCCCAAAGTGTGCGGGAAGTGTTGGGTCTCACCCGTGAGCGTCTCTCGGATGCGGATGCGATCGCTTTGGCGCTGGACCCTTCGAAAAATAAATTGTACGGCGAATCGCTCAACCTGACAACGATGTCCAAAATAACGCGTTCGTTGGTGCACGCACACTATACGTTTCGCAAAAAAATAAGCCATGCCGCCGACTCGCAGGATCAGCGGCATCGTATGACGCCGGGTTCACGCCCTATTCTCACGGCACATCGTTTGGCTGAGCCGGATTACATCACACCGGCGTTGATTTTGGAAGACGCAAACGTTCACACGTATTATGACGAGGTCATGACGCGAACATGGGAATATATCGCACGTCTGCGTGCACATCATGTGTCGGACGAAAATGCAATGTATCTTTTGCCCAATGCCGTGGCCATACGTTTTACGGAATCCGCAGATCTGCAAAACCTGCATCACAAAATGGCAATGCGCCTGTGTTATCTGGCGCAGGAAGAAATCTGGCGAGCATCGGTGGACGAAACACAACAAATCCAGCAAGTCAATCCCGTGATTGGAAATCTGCTTTTACCGCCGTGCGGTATAAGGCTTCGCGCGGGCATGCGTCCGTATTGCCCCGAGGGCGACCGTTTTTGTGGCGAAAGAGTTTGGACGATGACGTTAGATCAATATCAACGCGTAATATGA